In Hevea brasiliensis isolate MT/VB/25A 57/8 chromosome 13, ASM3005281v1, whole genome shotgun sequence, a single genomic region encodes these proteins:
- the LOC110648597 gene encoding UDP-glycosyltransferase 92A1, whose amino-acid sequence MAPRKENIVMFPFMAQGHIIPFLALALHIERTRNYDITFVNTSLNVKKLKYSLPPNSSIRLLEIPFDSSDHGLPPHTENTDVLSYPLIIRLLQASTSLEPAFRKLIQDITCEQGGHPPLCVIADIFFGWTATVAKDLGVFHAVFSGAGGYGLACYYSVWLSLPHRKTKSDEFELQDFKEVSKLQVTQLPLSILEADGTDPWSVFQRKNLPAWMDSNGILFNTVEEFDQIGLSYFRRKLGRPAWAVGPVLLSTENRARSGIEAGITTDLCKEWLDTKPENSVLYISFGSHNTIASSQMMQLAMALEASGKNFIWVVRPPIGFDINSEFRSNEWLPEGFEERIKESGRGLLVHKWAPQVEILSHKSTCAFLSHCGWNSTLEALNHGVPLIGWAMAAEQFFNVKFLEEDLGVCVEVARGKTCEVRYQEVKAKIELVMNETEKGKEIRKKAREVMEMIKNAMKDKDGLKGSSVKALDDFFQAALSMREKTQQ is encoded by the coding sequence ATGGCACCAAGAAAAGAGAATATTGTGATGTTTCCATTCATGGCACAAGGCCATATCATCCCTTTCCTTGCTTTAGCCCTTCACATAGAGCGAACAAGAAACTATGACATAACCTTTGTTAACACTTCTCTCAATGTCAAGAAACTCAAGTATTCTCTTCCTCCTAACTCTTCCATTCGTCTTCTTGAAATTCCCTTCGATAGCTCTGATCATGGCCTCCCTCCTCATACTGAAAACACCGATGTCCTTTCTTACCCTCTCATCATCCGCCTCCTCCAGGCCTCCACTTCTCTTGAGCCTGCTTTTAGGAAACTCATTCAGGATATTACATGTGAGCAAGGAGGCCACCCTCCACTTTGTGTTATTGCTGACATCTTCTTTGGATGGACCGCTACTGTTGCTAAAGATCTTGGCGTGTTTCATGCGGTCTTTAGTGGTGCAGGTGGATATGGCTTGGCCTGTTATTACTCTGTTTGGCTAAGTCTTCCTCACAGGAAGACGAAATCGGACGAGTTTGAGCTGCAAGATTTCAAGGAAGTTTCAAAGCTTCAAGTGACCCAGTTGCCGTTGAGTATTTTAGAGGCGGATGGGACTGATCCTTGGTCTGTTTTCCAAAGAAAGAATCTACCAGCATGGATGGATTCTAATGGTATTTTGTTTAACACGGTGGAGGAGTTTGACCAGATTGGTTTGTCCTACTTCAGGCGAAAACTAGGCCGGCCGGCTTGGGCAGTAGGGCCAGTTTTGCTATCAACGGAAAACAGAGCTCGTTCCGGCATAGAAGCTGGTATAACGACAGATCTTTGCAAGGAATGGCTAGATACCAAGCCCGAGAATTCAGTTCTATACATATCATTTGGATCGCATAATACAATCGCTTCATCACAGATGATGCAATTAGCTATGGCTCTGGAGGCCAGCGGCAAGAATTTTATCTGGGTTGTTAGGCCACCGATAGGATTTGATATAAACTCAGAATTCAGAAGCAATGAATGGTTGCCTGAGGGATTTGAAGAAAGAATCAAAGAATCAGGAAGAGGGTTATTGGTGCATAAATGGGCACCCCAAGTGGAAATCTTGTCTCATAAGTCTACATGTGCATTTTTGAGTCATTGCGGATGGAATTCTACACTTGAAGCTCTAAACCACGGGGTACCATTGATTGGATGGGCAATGGCAGCAGAGCAATTTTTCAATGTAAAATTCTTGGAAGAAGATTTGGGGGTGTGTGTGGAAGTGGCTAGAGGGAAGACTTGTGAGGTTAGGTACCAAGAAGTAAAAGCAAAAATTGAATTGGTAATGAACGAGACAGAGAAAGGCAAGGAAATAAGGAAAAAAGCTCGTGAGGTCATGGAAATGATAAAAAATGCCATGAAAGATAAAGATGGTTTGAAGGGTTCCTCTGTGAAAGCGTTGGATGATTTTTTCCAAGCTGCATTGTCAATGAGAGAGAAGACCCAACAATAA
- the LOC110648599 gene encoding UDP-glycosyltransferase 92A1, which produces MAESKQRIVMIPFMAQGHIIPFLALALQLQQRKDYMVTFVNTPLNIQELRSSLPQDSSIHLLEIPFNSSDYGLPPNTGNTDSLPYDLIATFLQSSLALKPVFRKLISDLVHESCCQPPLCIITDMFFSWCAEIAPEFGIFHAIFCGGGGYGFACFSSLWLNLPHRNTDSEEFTLPDFPEASKFHVTQLTELLRKTDGKDSISVFLRNMLVGWYNADRILMNTVEEIDKLGLMYFRKKIGRPVWPIGPALLSARTRARAGKETGIAPEVCKKWLDTKPLNSVLYISFGSQNTVSASNIMQLAMALVASGKNFIWVVRPPFGFDINSEFKAKEWLPEGYEERIKDSGRGLLVQKWAPQVEILSHRSVSAFLSHCGWNSVLEALSCGVAIMGWPQAAEQFYNVKLLEEIGVCVEVGRGKTCEVRHDVLARKIELVMNETEKGIEMRRRVCEVRDMIKKAIKAEEGCKGSSAKAMDEFLNAALLMRKESNKMGTNGEGSNSKQLCPCRDGAGEQ; this is translated from the coding sequence ATGGCAGAAAGTAAGCAGAGAATAGTAATGATTCCGTTCATGGCGCAAGGCCATATAATCCCTTTCCTAGCTTTAGCCCTTCAACTTCAGCAGAGAAAAGATTATATGGTAACCTTTGTTAACACGCCTCTGAATATTCAGGAGCTAAGATCATCTTTGCCTCAGGACTCTTCTATTCACCTCCTTGAAATCCCCTTCAATAGCTCTGATTATGGCCTTCCTCCCAATACCGGAAACACCGACTCTCTTCCCTATGATCTCATCGCAACTTTTCTTCAATCTTCTCTAGCTCTCAAACCCGTTTTCAGGAAATTAATTTCTGATCTTGTCCACGAATCATGTTGTCAGCCTCCACTGTGTATCATCACAGACATGTTCTTTTCATGGTGTGCAGAGATTGCACCTGAGTTTGGAATTTTCCATGCGATattttgtggaggtggtggttatGGCTTTGCATGTTTCAGCTCTTTGTGGCTGAACCTACCCCACCGGAACACAGACTCTGAGGAGTTCACGTTGCCAGATTTCCCGGAGGCTTCTAAATTTCATGTAACCCAGCTAACAGAACTTCTAAGAAAGACTGATGGTAAAGATTCCATTTCAGTGTTCCTAAGGAACATGCTTGTTGGATGGTATAATGCAGACAGGATTTTGATGAACACGGTGGAGGAGATTGACAAGCTCGGATTGATGTATTTCAGAAAAAAAATTGGCCGACCAGTTTGGCCAATTGGTCCAGCTCTATTATCCGCAAGAACCAGAGCTCGAGCAGGAAAAGAAACAGGAATCGCGCCAGAGGTATGTAAAAAATGGCTTGATACAAAACCGTTGAATTCTGTTCTATACATATCTTTTGGTTCGCAGAACACGGTATCAGCATCAAATATTATGCAATTAGCAATGGCATTGGTGGCTAGTGGCAAAAATTTTATTTGGGTTGTCAGACCGCCATTCGGCTTCGACATAAATTCGGAATTTAAAGCAAAAGAATGGTTGCCCGAAGGttatgaagaaagaataaaaGATTCAGGGAGAGGGTTACTAGTGCAAAAATGGGCACCCCAGGTGGAAATTCTGTCACATAGGTCTGTTTCTGCATTTTTGAGTCATTGTGGATGGAATTCAGTGCTTGAAGCTCTTAGCTGTGGTGTTGCAATAATGGGATGGCCACAGGCAGCCGAACAGTTCTACAATGTCAAGCTTTTGGAAGAGATTGGAGTTTGTGTGGAGGTTGGTAGAGGAAAAACCTGTGAAGTTAGACATGATGTTTTAGCAAGAAAGATTGAATTGGTGATGAATGAGACAGagaaaggaatagaaatgagAAGGAGAGTTTGTGAAGTGAGAGACATGATAAAAAAGGCCATTAAAGCTGAGGAAGGATGCAAGGGTTCTTCTGCTAAAGCGATGGATGAGTTCTTGAATGCTGCGTTGCTTATGAGAAAGGAGAGTAATAAGATGGGTACAAATGGGGAAGGTTCAAATTCAAAGCAGTTGTGTCCTTGCAGGGATGGTGCTGGTGAACAGTAA